A window from Candidatus Gracilibacteria bacterium encodes these proteins:
- a CDS encoding Gfo/Idh/MocA family oxidoreductase: MKKFWIIGHPLSFCLSTPVMNGALKEAGIEAEFETHDIEPEAFPQVMEKVRSGELAGIVATMPYKTPSVAFVDEASEEIGVINAVNFVWNREGRLHGYDTDWLGAMGALHEVIPSVEGKRILILGAGGAARGAAYGLKKEGALVTIWNRTPERAKAFAEKIGVDYIENLESLRDEPDIIINATSSSSLDRQSTMVPFYLWKTVEVAMDAVYGKTSLFLEEAKAAGVRSTVSGERWFLNQVFPLFEILTGQKAPIPLMTRLTTEAQDIQKL; the protein is encoded by the coding sequence ATGAAAAAATTCTGGATTATTGGACATCCGCTGTCCTTCTGTTTGAGCACCCCGGTGATGAACGGAGCGCTCAAGGAAGCCGGAATTGAGGCGGAATTTGAGACGCACGACATTGAGCCGGAGGCCTTCCCACAAGTGATGGAAAAAGTGCGCAGCGGGGAGCTTGCCGGGATTGTGGCCACCATGCCATACAAAACGCCATCCGTGGCTTTTGTGGACGAGGCTTCGGAAGAAATTGGAGTCATCAATGCGGTGAATTTTGTATGGAATCGGGAGGGCCGTTTGCATGGCTACGATACCGATTGGCTGGGTGCCATGGGCGCTTTGCATGAAGTCATTCCATCGGTGGAAGGGAAACGGATTTTGATTTTAGGAGCGGGAGGGGCCGCGCGAGGCGCGGCCTACGGTCTTAAAAAAGAAGGCGCGCTCGTCACCATTTGGAACCGCACCCCTGAGCGCGCCAAAGCCTTTGCCGAAAAAATAGGTGTCGATTACATCGAAAACTTGGAGAGCCTTCGCGACGAACCGGATATCATCATCAACGCCACTTCCAGTAGCAGCCTGGATCGCCAGTCCACAATGGTCCCCTTTTACCTCTGGAAAACCGTAGAAGTGGCCATGGACGCGGTTTACGGCAAAACCAGTCTCTTTTTGGAAGAAGCCAAAGCCGCCGGCGTGCGCAGCACCGTTTCCGGCGAACGCTGGTTCCTCAACCAGGTCTTCCCTCTTTTCGAAATTTTGACCGGCCAAAAAGCCCCCATCCCCCTCATGACCCGACTCACCACAGAGGCCCAGGACATTCAGAAACTTTAA
- a CDS encoding SPFH domain-containing protein, with the protein MADLIVFIIASLPVILIVLGVILLASIRQVNEYERGVQFTMGRFSKVKGPGWRIVIPIFQSMTKVDLRVRTVDVPSQESLTKDNISVGVNAVLFFRVVDAQRAIINIENFYYATLQLAQTTMRNLVGEVVLDDLLAKREDLSEKIKMIVAEMTKQWGIEVVNVELKDILIPDDMKRTIGKEAEAERERRAVVIKSEGEVMAAANIAKAAKMLSDSPGALHLRTLESINDISADQSNTTVWMIPVEALKALEGLAAFTKKS; encoded by the coding sequence ATGGCTGATCTCATCGTTTTTATCATCGCTTCCCTGCCCGTGATCCTCATCGTCCTGGGCGTGATCCTTCTTGCAAGCATCCGTCAGGTGAACGAATACGAACGCGGAGTGCAGTTCACCATGGGTCGTTTCAGCAAAGTAAAAGGCCCGGGTTGGCGCATCGTGATTCCCATTTTTCAGTCGATGACCAAAGTGGATCTGCGCGTGCGCACCGTGGATGTGCCTAGCCAGGAATCACTGACCAAAGACAATATTTCCGTGGGCGTGAACGCGGTGCTTTTCTTCCGTGTGGTGGACGCGCAAAGAGCGATCATCAACATTGAAAATTTCTACTACGCCACCTTGCAACTGGCTCAAACCACCATGCGCAATTTGGTGGGAGAAGTGGTGCTGGATGATTTGTTGGCCAAGCGCGAAGACCTTTCGGAAAAGATCAAAATGATTGTGGCGGAGATGACCAAGCAGTGGGGAATTGAGGTGGTGAATGTGGAGCTCAAAGACATTTTGATTCCGGACGACATGAAGCGCACGATTGGAAAAGAAGCCGAGGCGGAACGCGAACGCCGTGCGGTGGTGATCAAGTCTGAGGGAGAAGTAATGGCGGCGGCAAACATTGCCAAAGCCGCTAAAATGCTTTCGGATTCTCCCGGAGCGCTTCACTTGCGAACGCTGGAATCCATCAACGACATTTCCGCGGATCAGTCCAACACAACGGTATGGATGATACCGGTGGAAGCACTGAAAGCCTTGGAAGGTTTAGCCGCATTTACAAAAAAATCGTAA
- a CDS encoding amidohydrolase family protein has product MKKLKNPPKWTTPLLGSVLLLILLFVAVQPQKMAVVNAHESIEGAAELEVLKNTMAKLGIEHTVLQGIPKGLLYFTDGVANLSEVEENNALLAEAVRENPEQFSYFCTIDPNDPLRLETLEACNEASGVKLYNGYSYAHTVPLDDYKLNTFYARLTELELPLMLPVSTNEYEAELRNMLTLNPELTVICPHFCLSSKNLPRLRALMEDFPNLYIDTSFGHIDFAQEGFKTLLENKEAYRAFFEEFQDRIVFGTDAVLSSYEGKDEEWVTDLYKDYLSTLRDLDLTPSVQRKILSGNWNSLTR; this is encoded by the coding sequence ATGAAGAAACTAAAGAATCCGCCAAAATGGACGACACCTCTACTGGGCAGCGTTTTGTTGCTCATCTTGCTTTTCGTGGCGGTGCAGCCGCAAAAAATGGCCGTTGTGAATGCCCACGAATCGATTGAGGGAGCTGCGGAATTGGAAGTCCTAAAAAACACCATGGCGAAACTGGGCATTGAGCACACGGTTTTGCAGGGAATTCCGAAAGGCTTACTTTATTTTACGGACGGAGTCGCGAACTTGTCCGAAGTGGAAGAAAACAACGCCCTGCTCGCAGAGGCGGTGCGGGAAAATCCGGAGCAGTTTTCTTATTTCTGCACCATAGACCCCAACGACCCTCTTCGACTGGAGACGCTTGAAGCCTGCAATGAAGCCAGTGGAGTGAAACTCTACAACGGCTACTCGTACGCCCACACCGTCCCATTGGACGACTATAAATTGAATACATTCTATGCGCGCCTCACGGAGCTGGAACTGCCCCTCATGCTCCCGGTGAGCACCAATGAATACGAAGCGGAACTGAGAAATATGCTCACCCTAAACCCTGAACTCACCGTGATTTGTCCACATTTCTGTCTTTCCTCCAAAAATCTACCTCGCCTCCGCGCCTTGATGGAAGACTTCCCAAACCTATACATAGACACCAGCTTTGGACACATCGACTTTGCGCAAGAAGGATTCAAGACGCTCTTGGAAAACAAGGAGGCGTACCGCGCATTTTTTGAGGAATTCCAGGATCGAATTGTATTTGGAACCGATGCGGTGCTGAGCAGTTACGAGGGCAAAGATGAAGAGTGGGTGACCGACTTGTACAAAGATTATTTGTCCACCCTCCGAGACCTGGACCTCACTCCATCCGTTCAAAGAAAAATCCTGTCCGGCAATTGGAATTCTTTAACCCGCTAA
- a CDS encoding signal peptidase II, producing MKMISAKGFDRVWLFFGPLFLLFLGLDQLSKWAAERFLRLGESSDVGFALSHNTGIVLGFNLPLVAIYVLTAGILGLGGFLVVQNKLWQDRWHLFGLALLLAGAIGNLVDRLHYGFVVDFIKVYWWPTFNLADVWIVSAVILFAWEFLFREKVVEKL from the coding sequence ATGAAAATGATCTCGGCAAAAGGGTTTGACAGGGTGTGGTTGTTTTTTGGGCCGCTTTTTCTCTTGTTCCTTGGGTTGGATCAACTGAGCAAGTGGGCGGCGGAGCGGTTTTTGAGGCTTGGGGAGAGCAGTGATGTTGGCTTTGCGCTGAGCCACAATACCGGGATTGTGCTTGGATTTAATTTACCGCTGGTGGCGATTTATGTACTGACGGCGGGAATTTTGGGCTTGGGTGGGTTTTTGGTGGTTCAAAACAAGCTTTGGCAAGACCGCTGGCATCTTTTTGGACTCGCGCTGCTGCTTGCGGGAGCGATTGGGAATTTGGTGGACCGATTGCATTACGGCTTTGTCGTGGATTTCATCAAAGTGTATTGGTGGCCCACCTTCAACTTGGCCGATGTGTGGATTGTTTCGGCCGTGATTCTGTTTGCGTGGGAATTTTTATTCCGTGAAAAAGTGGTGGAGAAGCTTTAA
- a CDS encoding DUF1385 domain-containing protein: MSENFNVMVKTGLWRENWLEAPPFPIQKMNQVHGTDIFEVTEYGDAPSADALITRSRGLRLAVKTADCIPLLIADEEAGLVAAVHAGWRGLTAEIIPKVLARMVAMGGQPERMKVTVGPSLGTECAVFSDPFHEIPEKFHWAIEAARVDLNGIAWKQLLDAGVREDHVEWPRVCTACDPSWPSWRRDQTDGRFWSFIELLGARVAFPPIFWHTGGMNSLLRLLLSAPIDFAVGGQAVIEGVMMRSPRFTVVSVRDPEGKIQMQLEKFQSITERVKILKLPLVRGVVHLVESMRLGYRSLSYSNAIFLGETEEKKAAQSKFMSFVSSAAAVLSIVGSLLITLLMLKVLPLWVAGKAAELWPLVKEHYFLFNAVDGLTKISIFLAYVSSISLLKDIRRVFQYHGAEHKSIWTYEHGLELTAENARKQTRFHPRCGTSFIFIVILMSILVYTAIPPAEQFVSQVALRVAVIPLIAGISYELLKLSAKFQRSKLVRLFVLPGLLLQRLTTREPDDAQLEVALNSLRESLKHENSTH; this comes from the coding sequence ATGAGCGAGAATTTCAATGTTATGGTAAAAACAGGCCTTTGGCGAGAAAACTGGTTGGAGGCTCCGCCCTTCCCTATTCAGAAAATGAACCAAGTCCACGGCACGGATATTTTTGAGGTGACGGAGTATGGGGACGCCCCAAGCGCAGATGCTTTGATCACTCGTTCGCGCGGTTTGCGGCTTGCCGTAAAGACGGCCGATTGCATCCCTTTGTTGATTGCGGATGAGGAGGCCGGCCTTGTGGCCGCCGTGCACGCGGGCTGGCGCGGACTCACCGCAGAGATTATTCCAAAAGTTTTGGCCCGCATGGTGGCGATGGGTGGGCAGCCGGAGCGCATGAAGGTGACCGTTGGGCCTTCGCTGGGCACGGAATGTGCCGTTTTTTCCGACCCTTTTCACGAGATTCCCGAAAAGTTCCACTGGGCGATTGAAGCGGCGCGCGTTGACCTGAACGGCATCGCGTGGAAGCAACTTTTGGACGCGGGCGTGCGAGAGGACCATGTGGAGTGGCCACGAGTGTGCACCGCTTGTGATCCAAGCTGGCCTTCTTGGCGCCGTGACCAAACGGACGGAAGATTTTGGTCGTTTATTGAATTGCTGTGAGCAAGAGTAGCTTTTCCCCCGATTTTCTGGCACACTGGGGGCATGAATTCCTTGCTTCGTCTTCTTTTGAGCGCCCCCATCGACTTTGCGGTTGGGGGGCAAGCCGTGATTGAGGGCGTGATGATGCGATCTCCCCGCTTCACAGTGGTGAGCGTGCGGGACCCCGAGGGGAAAATACAAATGCAGTTGGAGAAATTTCAAAGCATCACGGAGCGGGTGAAAATCCTCAAGTTGCCCCTCGTTCGTGGGGTTGTGCACTTGGTGGAATCTATGCGACTGGGCTACCGTTCTTTAAGCTATTCCAATGCGATTTTTCTTGGGGAAACGGAAGAGAAAAAGGCGGCTCAAAGCAAGTTTATGAGCTTTGTGAGCAGTGCGGCTGCGGTGCTTTCCATTGTGGGGAGCCTGCTCATCACTCTTTTGATGCTTAAAGTGTTGCCCCTCTGGGTGGCCGGAAAGGCGGCGGAGCTTTGGCCGCTGGTGAAAGAGCATTATTTTCTTTTCAATGCGGTGGATGGACTCACAAAAATCAGCATTTTTCTGGCGTATGTCAGCAGCATTTCCTTGCTCAAAGACATTCGGCGCGTTTTCCAGTATCACGGCGCCGAGCACAAATCCATTTGGACCTACGAACACGGCTTGGAGCTCACTGCGGAAAACGCGCGCAAGCAAACTCGTTTTCACCCGCGATGCGGCACCAGCTTCATCTTCATTGTGATTTTGATGAGTATTTTGGTCTACACCGCGATTCCGCCGGCGGAACAATTTGTGAGCCAAGTGGCGCTGAGGGTTGCGGTGATCCCGCTCATCGCGGGAATCAGTTATGAACTGCTCAAGCTCAGTGCAAAATTTCAACGCTCCAAGCTTGTACGGCTCTTTGTGCTGCCGGGGCTTTTGCTCCAACGGCTCACCACTCGCGAGCCCGATGATGCACAGTTGGAAGTGGCCCTCAACTCCCTCCGAGAATCCCTCAAACATGAAAATTCAACACATTAA